DNA from Streptomyces luteogriseus:
CTCGGCCGGGCGCGGTGCGGGGACCGCCTCCAGCGTCGCCTGCGGCGGAGTGCCGGGGATGCTCACGGCGCGCTCCCGTGCCGCCTCCGTCCCGGACTCCTCCTCCTCGTCGTCCTCGATGTCGACGCCGAAGTCCGTCGCCAGCCCCGCCAGCCCGCTCTCGTACCCCTGACCGACGGCCCGGAACTTCCACTCCTCGCCCCGCCGGTACAGCTCACCGAAGATGATCGCGCTCACCTGGCCGGCGTCCTCGATGACGAACCGCAGGAGGCTTTCGCCCACGGCGTCGGCCAGCGTCACCTTCAGGTCGTCGAGTTCGCAGAAGCGCGCTCCCTCGTAGCGGCTCGCGGCCACGACGATCCGCTCCACCTCGGCCGGGATCGCGGTCAGGTCGAAGCTGATCCGGTCCTCGCTGCCGTCCCCGGTCGGCTCCTTGCCGAGCAGTTGCACGCTGCCGTCGGCGGCCACCGGGTTGTTGTAGAAGTAGAAGTCGGCATCGCTGCGCACCTTGCCGTTCCCGTCCAGCAGCAGGACGGACACGTCGGCGTCGCCCTCCCCGGACGGGCTGGACCAGCCCAGACCGACGATCGCGGAACCGACGTTCTCGCTCAGGGCCGTCAAAGACACGTTCGAGCCCATGGTCATGTCACGCACAGGAATCCCCCCACCTCTGCGACACCTGTGACGTGCCGCACACCGGGCACTTTAATGTGCACACCACGTGAAGGTGGGGCGCTCGCGGGTTTCCGCTCCTTGGGCCGCTGCCCATTGCCCGGGCATTCCTCTATGGCTAGCCTGTGTTCGTCATGCCGATCGCCTGTTGAAATCTCGAACACAGGCGCCTGAGACATTTAGGGAGGGTGCCGGTCGTGGGACGCCTCGTACCAGCTGTGACCCGGGCTCTCGACATTCTCGAGCTCTTTCTCGACGGGGACGGGACGCTCTCCGCCCCCGACATCGTGCGCCGGCTCCAGTTGCCACGCACCACCGTGCACGAGCTGGTGACCACGCTCGCCGCCCGGAAGTACATCGTTCCGATGCCCGGTCAGCCCGGACGCTACCGGCTCGGCGTGCGCCCCTACCAGCTCGGTGCCCGCTACTCCGAGCAGCTCGACCTCGCGGCCGAGGGCCAGCAGGTCGCCCGGACCGTCGCCGAGACCTGCGACGAGACCGTGCACGTGGCGATCCTCGAGGACACGGACGTCATCTACATCGCCAAGGTCGACTCCACGCACGCCGTGCGGATGGTGTCGGCGGCCGGCCGCAGGCTGCCCGCGCACTGCACGTCCGTCGGCAAGATGCTGCTGGCCTCCCTTCCCGAGCCGGAGCTCGCCGCGCGCATCCCCGACGGCGCCGAGCTGGTCGCCATGACCCCCAACAGCATCACCGACCCGGGCGTCCTGCGCGAGGCCCTGGCCGAGATCCGTGAGCGGGGCCTCGCCGTGGAGAACCGCGAGTCCAACCCGGACGTGTCCTGCGTGGCCGCGCCGGTCCGCGACCGCACCGGGCAGGTCGTCGCCGCCCTGTCGATCTCCGTGCCCATGATCCGCTGGAGCGAGGAGCGCCGGGCCGAGCTGGAGCAGCTCGCCGCCAAGGGCGCCGCCGAACTGTCCGAGCACCTCGGGCACCGGGGCCTCGTATGACGACGCCGTACGAGGTGGCGGTGCGTGCCGAGGCCGAGCTCGGCGAGGGACCCACCTGGGACGCGGTGACCGGCCGGCTCCTCTGGATCGACATCCTCGGCCGCCGCCTGCACACGTACGACCCGGCCACCGGACGCCGCACGGTGCGCCGCACGGAACAGCACATCGGCGCCGTCAAGCCGCGCGCCGGCGGCGGGCTGGTGCTGAACCTGCGCGACGGGATCGGCCTCCTCGACCCCGACGGCGGCTTCCGCTGGCTCCACCACGAGCCGGTCCCCGGCCGCCGCGCCAACGACGCCGCCGTCGCGCCCGACGGCGCGCTCTGGGCGGGCACGATGCGCTACGACGAGGCGCCCGGGGGCGGCACGCTGTCCCGCGTCACCGGGGACGGCTCGGTCGACGTCGTGCTCGACGACGTGGCCGTCAGCAACGGCACGGGGTGGAGTCCCGACGGGCGCCTCATGTACCACATCGACTCCCCGACCCGGCGGGTCACCGTCTTCGACCACGCGGACGGGCGGATCACCGGGCGGCGGACCCTCGCCGAGATCGAGGAGGGCGATGGCTTCCCGGACGGGCTGACCGTGGATGCCGAGGGGTGCGTGTGGGTCGCCCTGTGGAAGGGGGCGGCGGTGCGGCGGTACACCCCGGACGGCGAGCTGGACCGGGTGATCGAGCTGCCGGTGTCACTGGTCACGGCCTGCGCGTTCGGCGGGGCCGACCTGAGCGATCTGTACATCACCACGGCCCGGGTGGGGCTGACCGAGCCGCCCGCGCTCGCGGGCTCCCTGTTCGTGGTGCCGGGGGCGGGGAAGGGACTGGCGCACCCGCCGTTCGCGGGCTGACGTGAAGCGGGGGGCCGTCCTCGGAACGGCGCGGGCGGCCGGTCCCCGAGGTGGCCCTTGCCCCCCCGCGTACGCCGCCGGAGCGCGGACCCCGGACCGGGATACCTCCCGGCCCCGGCCCCAACCCCCGCCCTCAGCCTCCCGTCCGGTCCAGCCGCCGCAGGACCGTCCGCTCCTCCTCCGTCAGCGGCGCCCCCACCGTCGCCGGCAACGGCGGCCCGCTCAGCGTCGCCAGGACGGTCGAGGGCCGCAGAAGCCGCGTCGGCCCCGTCGTCATGCTCATCACGTCCCAGAGCGCCGACGCCGCCGGGTACGAGCCGGTCGCCGTGCGGATCACGCGGCGGGTGTAGGCGGTGACCAGACGGTCGGCGACCCCGGGCGAGCCCCCGCGCGTCCCGGGGTACCAGACGTCCTGGCTCACCGCCATCGTCCACGCGGCCTCCACCGGCCTGGCCGCCCGCCGCTGCACACGCCGGGCGAGCCCGGGCTCGCCGAGACCGGACCGCCGCAGCTCGCGGTCCAGCTCCCGGGCGCCGAGCGCGGCCACCGACATGCCTTGTCCGTAGGCGGGGTTGAACGTGGCCAGCGCGTCACCGAGGACCACCAGGCGCTCGGGCCAGGAACGGACCTTCTCCAGGTACCGGCGGTGATTGCTGGTGCTGCGGCTGACATGGACGTCGGTGAGCGGCTCCGCTCCGGAGATCAGCCGGCCCACGACGGGGTCGGGCAGGTCCAGGGTGTACCGGAGGAACGCGTCCGGGTCGGACGGCGGTTCGCCCCCGCCGCGCGTGCCGGCGAGGCTGACCATCCAGCGGTCCCCCTCGATCGGCAGCACCATGCCGCTGCGGCCGGGCCGTCCCTGGTACGGATCGGCCTGCACCATGGTCAGGGGGAAACGCCCGGCCCCCTCGGGGGTGCGGTAGAGACGGGTGGCGTTCACCAGACCGGCGTCCACCGTCTTCTCGCGCACGTCGTCGACGCCCAGCCGCTCCAGCCAGTGCACGATCCGGGAGCCACGTCCGCTCGCGTCCACCACGAAGTCGGCGGCGAGGTCCTCCTGCCCGGCGGCGGTCGACAGGCGCACCCCGGTCACACGCTGCCGCGACCCGGTCAGCTCCAGCACCCGCGCCGTGCGGATCACCACCCCGGTGTTGTCCAGCACGGCGCCCCGCACCGCCCAGTCGAGCAGGGCCCGGGTGCAGGTCAGCATGCTCGGGCCGGGGTGACGCCAGCGCCGGAGCCAGCCCTCGGGCGTGAGGGCGACCATGCCCGAGCCGAGCGGTATCTCGTGCGCACCGGCGGCGAGCAGGTGCTTGCGCATGCTCACGCCCGGCACCAGGTCCTCCATGGAGGCCAGCCCGCCGGCCATGAGGAGATGCGCGTGACGTCCCTGGGGCAGGCCCTTGCGGTGCTCCGGCCCCTCGGGCAGGTCGTCGCGGTCGAGCACGACCACCTCGTCCGCGACGGCGGACAGGGCCGCCGCGGCCAGCATGCCGGCCAGACCCGCACCGATGACGACTGCTCTACGCGACATGCGACTCCTCGCACTCAGCCATGAAGGCTCCTCCGCCCTGCGGGCATTCCCCGACGTCCGGCCACAGCCGCGCGCAGCGCACAACACCGCCCGCCGGCAACGGTTTCGAGCCAAGCGGGCCCCGTTCCGGACGGCTCTCACCGTACCTTCACGTACCGTGCCCGCGGCCCCCCGTGCACGTCTCGTCCGTGACTGCCGCCGGGGGCGACCTCGGGGGCGTGGTCAGGCGGTGAGCGACCTGCCGTCCGTGTGGTCACACCCCAGGGCGCGGATCGCCCGGAGGTCCTCCGTGCGGCGCAGGGCCCGGGACACGGTGCCGATCTCACGCAGCAGGTCCGTGGTGTCACGGGCACCGGTTCCGTCGTCCTCCCGTGTCCGGTTCCTGGCGTCGGCCGCGTCCAGGATCGCCGCGGTGGCGGCGAGTGCCTTCGCCAGGTCGGGCGGGTGGCCGAGGGCGAGGGCGGCCTCGTGGAACCTTTCGCGCCGGTCCTCGTCGATGTGCCGGGCGAGCGGCAGCAGCACGTCGCGGATGAACGTCTCCCGGCGGACCAGCCGCAGCTCCGGTGTCGCGCGCAGCAGGAAAGGGACTCCCGTGCCGTTGACCGTCTTCATCAGCAGGTAGAGCGGCCGCAGTTCGTGGAGGGCGAGCCGGACGTGCCAGCGGCCGTGCAGGTACTGCCCGGCGTGCGGGAGGATGAAGCCGACGGCGATGAGCACGGCGGACAGGCAGGCGAGCGGCGGCGCGACGGCCGTGCTCAGCCAGTCCAGGTTCCGCCCGGACCAACGGGCCGCCACGGCACTGATCTTGGCGGCGTCGAAGAGCAACTGCGCCGCGTAGCCCACGCCGAGGAACTTCAGCCCCCAGCGCAGCAGCGAGTCGAGCCCGTCCGTGCGGACCCAGTTCCAGATCAGCCCGTTGGTGACCAGCGCGGCCACGGTGTGCGCGAGCAGGTAGAGCACGATCACTTCGCGCATGTACGGGGTGTTGGCGTAGTAGGTGTCGAGATCCCGCAGCCGCTCCTCCGGTACGTCCGCGAGAGCGAACAGCACCCACATCGCGACGATCACGCTCGAGTAGACCGCCACGACCCCCCGCATCGCGCGCCGGGTGCGGTCCGAGCGGTCGGACAGGCCGTTGCGCCAGGAGATGATCAGCAGCAGGCAGAAGGCGCAGAACGCGGTGAGCAGCGAGTAGACCCAGGGGCCGGAGAAGTTCGCCACCCCGGTGAGCCGGTTGACCCGGGCGATCGTCGACGGCGCCACGAAGACGAACACCGCGCAGGCGAGCAGCAGCAGCCCGCCGACCGCGCGCAGCATCGGGTCCTTCCAGAGCCGGATGATGCTCGGCAGTTTGATGGCCAGGGCGGCGGCGAGGACCCCCGCGGGGATCCACCAGAAGTTCGGATAGAACTGGTTGACGAACTCGGCCGGGGTCAGCGCCACCGTCGTCACGGCGCCGCACCTCCTCGCGGTCCCCGGTAGCCCAGCGACCGCTGCAGGGGTTCGAGGGGGACGTCCGGACCGCGTCCGCCCGGCAGCAGCGCCCGGCAGCGCGCCGCCAGCTGATGTCCGAAGGCATCGGCCTCGGACTCGTCCCGTTCCCGGGAGCCGTCGCGGGCGGCCACGGCCAGCGCGACGTCCTTCCACCCCGGCCGGTCGGCGAACGCGTCGGCCGCCGCCGCACCCGCCCCCTGGTGATGCCGGTGCCCCGCGTGCAGATGCCACAGCTCGTGCCCGAGTATGACCAGTTGCTGCACGGCCTCGGCCCGTTCCTCGACGATGACGAGGTCGAAGTCCTGGAACTCCACCCACAGGCCGGTCACTTCGATCTCGTCCGGGAAGCGTTCGAAGCGCAGCTCGACGGGCCGCCCGCCGCGCCGGGTGCTCATCTCCTCGCACAGCGCCCGGCACAACGACCGTACGTCGGTGGGGCACCGGGGTCTCGCCCCGACCGCGGTGGCGAGCTCGGCGGCCAGGCCGCGCATGGCCGAGCCCCTGCGCGGGCGCCTGAACGCGGCGGTGACTCGGGCGGCCCTGGTCCGCGCGCCCGCGATGTCCATCGCTCCCCCTTCTCACCGCCGGCCCGTCGACCGACGACGGGGCCCTGCCGGCGCGTCCGAGACTACGCGCCCGAAAGTGTGCGCGTCATGCGATCCGACGTCCGATGTTCAACGGAGAACGACCGTTCCCGCCCGGAACGTCCTGTCCGGAATCCGGCCGGACCATTGACGCGCAAGCGCTTCGAATTTACGGTCCCGTTCGAAGTAACGAGCGGCATCCGAAATACCGAACGGTCTCTGATCATCGATGGTAAGGGCAGGGCATGGGACGACCTGACCTGAATCGCAGGCAGCTTCTCGGCGGGCTCGGCGGCCTCTTCGTCGCGAGCAGCTTCGGCTTCGCCGCGCTCGGCACCGGAGCCGACGCACTCGCCGCCGACGCCGACACCCGGGTGCGCTACTGGAACCTCTTCAGCGGCGGCGACGGCTCCAACATGATCGCGATGCTGGACGCCTTCCGCGCGGCCAACCCGGACATCGCCGTCAAGGACTCCACGCTCCAGTGGGGCAGCCCCTTCTACACCAAACTCGCCATGGCGGCGGCGGGCAACCGCGCCCCCGACCTCGGCGTCATGCACCTCGGCCGCGTCACCGGCTTCGCACCCGGCCGCCTCCTCGACCCCTGGGACACCGGCCTGCTCGCCAAGTACGGCGTCCGGGAGCAGGACTACAACCCCACCCTGTGGAAGCGCGGCGTCATCGACGGCGAGCTCTACGCCCTCCCGCTCGACATCCACGTCCAGCTCTGTTTCTACCGCAAGGACGTGCTGAAGAAGGCGGGACTGCTCGGCGCCGACGGCCGGATCGTGCCGGTCACCTCCCCCGACGAGTGGTTCGACGTGCTGAAGGAGGCGAAGCGCGCCACGAGGAAGGGGCTCCAGACCATCGGCATGTGGAACGCCGACCAGAACTTCCAGTGGTGGTTCTTCGTCGCCTTCTACACCCAGCTCGGCGGCACCTGGTTCAACGCCGCCGGCACCGAGGTCACCTTCGACACCGACAAGGCCGTCGAGGTTCTTCGGTTCCTGCGCCGGCACGTCACCGACGGGTACTCCGACCCGGGCTTCGGAGGCCTCGCGAGCGCCGAACAGTTCATCAACGGCTCCCCCTTCGTCTGGGAGGGCAACTGGTCGGTCCCGGTCTACTCCGGAGCGAAGCTCGACTACGGAGCGACCCCGCTGCCGCCCGTCTTCGGTCGGCCGGCCACCCACGCCGAGTCGCACTCCTTCGTCCTGCCGCACCAGTCCGACCGCGGCGGCGCCGCCAACGAGGCCGCCCACCGGCTCGCCGCCTACGTCGTCCAGCACGCCCGGCAGTGGGCGGCCGGCGGCCACATCCCCGCCTACACCCCCACCCTGTCCACGGCGGCGTACAAGAAGCTGGACCCGCAGAGCGAGTACGTCTCCGCCATGGACCACCAGGCCACCGAGCCGAAGGTGTGGTTCGCGGGTTCCACCGGCATCCTCGCCCAGCGCGTCGGCCCCGTCGTCGTCTCCTCGACGATGGGCTCCGCCGAGCCGGAAACCGCGGCCGGCCGTATGAAGAAGGCCCTCACCCAGCTCCTTGCCACGAAGAACCCCATGGACGGGAAGATCGCCGCGCAAGGAGGTGCCGCCTGATGG
Protein-coding regions in this window:
- a CDS encoding IclR family transcriptional regulator is translated as MGRLVPAVTRALDILELFLDGDGTLSAPDIVRRLQLPRTTVHELVTTLAARKYIVPMPGQPGRYRLGVRPYQLGARYSEQLDLAAEGQQVARTVAETCDETVHVAILEDTDVIYIAKVDSTHAVRMVSAAGRRLPAHCTSVGKMLLASLPEPELAARIPDGAELVAMTPNSITDPGVLREALAEIRERGLAVENRESNPDVSCVAAPVRDRTGQVVAALSISVPMIRWSEERRAELEQLAAKGAAELSEHLGHRGLV
- a CDS encoding SMP-30/gluconolactonase/LRE family protein, whose amino-acid sequence is MTTPYEVAVRAEAELGEGPTWDAVTGRLLWIDILGRRLHTYDPATGRRTVRRTEQHIGAVKPRAGGGLVLNLRDGIGLLDPDGGFRWLHHEPVPGRRANDAAVAPDGALWAGTMRYDEAPGGGTLSRVTGDGSVDVVLDDVAVSNGTGWSPDGRLMYHIDSPTRRVTVFDHADGRITGRRTLAEIEEGDGFPDGLTVDAEGCVWVALWKGAAVRRYTPDGELDRVIELPVSLVTACAFGGADLSDLYITTARVGLTEPPALAGSLFVVPGAGKGLAHPPFAG
- a CDS encoding FAD-dependent monooxygenase — protein: MSRRAVVIGAGLAGMLAAAALSAVADEVVVLDRDDLPEGPEHRKGLPQGRHAHLLMAGGLASMEDLVPGVSMRKHLLAAGAHEIPLGSGMVALTPEGWLRRWRHPGPSMLTCTRALLDWAVRGAVLDNTGVVIRTARVLELTGSRQRVTGVRLSTAAGQEDLAADFVVDASGRGSRIVHWLERLGVDDVREKTVDAGLVNATRLYRTPEGAGRFPLTMVQADPYQGRPGRSGMVLPIEGDRWMVSLAGTRGGGEPPSDPDAFLRYTLDLPDPVVGRLISGAEPLTDVHVSRSTSNHRRYLEKVRSWPERLVVLGDALATFNPAYGQGMSVAALGARELDRELRRSGLGEPGLARRVQRRAARPVEAAWTMAVSQDVWYPGTRGGSPGVADRLVTAYTRRVIRTATGSYPAASALWDVMSMTTGPTRLLRPSTVLATLSGPPLPATVGAPLTEEERTVLRRLDRTGG
- a CDS encoding DUF6545 domain-containing protein → MTTVALTPAEFVNQFYPNFWWIPAGVLAAALAIKLPSIIRLWKDPMLRAVGGLLLLACAVFVFVAPSTIARVNRLTGVANFSGPWVYSLLTAFCAFCLLLIISWRNGLSDRSDRTRRAMRGVVAVYSSVIVAMWVLFALADVPEERLRDLDTYYANTPYMREVIVLYLLAHTVAALVTNGLIWNWVRTDGLDSLLRWGLKFLGVGYAAQLLFDAAKISAVAARWSGRNLDWLSTAVAPPLACLSAVLIAVGFILPHAGQYLHGRWHVRLALHELRPLYLLMKTVNGTGVPFLLRATPELRLVRRETFIRDVLLPLARHIDEDRRERFHEAALALGHPPDLAKALAATAAILDAADARNRTREDDGTGARDTTDLLREIGTVSRALRRTEDLRAIRALGCDHTDGRSLTA
- a CDS encoding toxin-antitoxin system, toxin component family protein; the protein is MDIAGARTRAARVTAAFRRPRRGSAMRGLAAELATAVGARPRCPTDVRSLCRALCEEMSTRRGGRPVELRFERFPDEIEVTGLWVEFQDFDLVIVEERAEAVQQLVILGHELWHLHAGHRHHQGAGAAAADAFADRPGWKDVALAVAARDGSRERDESEADAFGHQLAARCRALLPGGRGPDVPLEPLQRSLGYRGPRGGAAP
- a CDS encoding extracellular solute-binding protein; this translates as MGRPDLNRRQLLGGLGGLFVASSFGFAALGTGADALAADADTRVRYWNLFSGGDGSNMIAMLDAFRAANPDIAVKDSTLQWGSPFYTKLAMAAAGNRAPDLGVMHLGRVTGFAPGRLLDPWDTGLLAKYGVREQDYNPTLWKRGVIDGELYALPLDIHVQLCFYRKDVLKKAGLLGADGRIVPVTSPDEWFDVLKEAKRATRKGLQTIGMWNADQNFQWWFFVAFYTQLGGTWFNAAGTEVTFDTDKAVEVLRFLRRHVTDGYSDPGFGGLASAEQFINGSPFVWEGNWSVPVYSGAKLDYGATPLPPVFGRPATHAESHSFVLPHQSDRGGAANEAAHRLAAYVVQHARQWAAGGHIPAYTPTLSTAAYKKLDPQSEYVSAMDHQATEPKVWFAGSTGILAQRVGPVVVSSTMGSAEPETAAGRMKKALTQLLATKNPMDGKIAAQGGAA